The Triticum aestivum cultivar Chinese Spring chromosome 5A, IWGSC CS RefSeq v2.1, whole genome shotgun sequence genomic sequence ACGTGAAAAGTGAAAGTGGCACGTAGTTCAACAATACTCATATCAAAGAGTTTCTCAATTATTATGGCATCACCCATGAGTTCTCCGCGGCTTATACTCCCAAGCAAAATGGAGTAGTGGAGAGAAATAATCAAACACTCATTAAGATTGTATGGATCATATTTAATGAGTACAAAACCTCAATGCAATTTTGGGCGAACGCCATCAACAAAGGACCGTATGATCTCAGCAGCATCTCTCTTCATGTCTCTCTCATCTGACTTGTCGAATAGGGGATAGATGAGAATTTACTAAAAGTCAGAGCTCCATACCTTATCCACTATAATCCATTGTACCCCTTTGGTATATCAGGTCGCCGCATCGCCATTGCCATCCAAAAATTCGATGCTCCACACTGAGCCCATACGTGGAGTGGTGCAAATTAAAGGAGCTCGGCATTTATCCGAACCCTTCCGTATCACCTTTTTCCGGTCAAATTGCTCGAAGATCATCCTGTCGGTGCACATTTCCATGGCTATATATGCAAGGTTCCCCTATGTCCAGCCCAAAGCAAGCCAGCACAGCTCAAAGTCAAAGCCTCGTACCCGAGAATTGAGCTCTCTAGCACTAGCACTGAAGATCGGGCCAGCTTGATGGAGCAAGTGACGAAGCTAGCGGGGCAGCGGGCCGTGGTGATCTTCGGCACGAGCTCCTGCTGCATGTGCCACACGGTGACGAGCCTCCTCCGGGATCTCGGGGCAAACCCCACGGTGGTGGAACTGGACGAGGACCCTTGGGGGAAGGAGATGGAGAAGGCGCTGGCGCGGCTCATCGGACGGAACCCTGCCGTGCCGGCGGTGTTCATCGGCGGCAGGCTCGTCGGATGCACCGACAAGGTCATGTCCCTTCACCTCAGCGGCAAACTGGTCCCGCTGCTTCGTAATGCAGGTGCTGTCTGGGTGTAGTCCAGGGAGGGCTTTGTAGATATTCGGCTTTGATGCATTGGGCGCCAGAGAATAATGTAATGTGTACGTGCTCAGTTATCCTTTCCTGTATTTGGGGACGATGGAGACTAAGGAAACCATGCAGGTATTTTTACTGTTGATGGGAGTGCCTGTCCTATCAAAGTGTTACACATTATAAAAGCAAATTGCGAGAGAACTTTCATTCTATTTCTGAACTGTCAAGCGAGTACGAAGAACATCAGAAGTAAAAAAAAAAATTACATCCAAGTTcgtagaccacctaacgacgactacaagTGTGCGCTGAAGATGCACCGCCGTCATCGCCACTCCCTCATCGGTGtcaggcaaaccttgttgtagtagaccgTCGAAAAATCGTCATGCTAAGCCTCATAGTTACGCATTATAATTAGTGGTGTCTCAAATCAAACTTTGTTATATTTTATCAAAATTATAATAAATACAAACAGTACCAAATAAATATAATATGATAATATattacatgatgaatctaatgatatataaTAGGTATGGTGAATGGTGATATTTTTTATGTAACCttgctcaaacttcaaaaaaaTGACTTAAGACAACACTATTATGTGAAGTAAAAAAggacttttttttcttttcatacCAAACCAGGCGGATACATGAACTTTAAACTTCAACTTTCAAAATTTCAACTTTTGGTATTGTACTTTCCAAATTTAAAACTTTTGAAAATTTGAACTTATAAAATTATTGAACTTTCAAAATTGTGATGAACTTTGCACAGAAAGGAAATATATGAAAAACGCATGTGTGGGCCTCACCATGAAACTCTTCCTTGCGCTAATGCAACTCCTTGAAAAAGGAGTGGCCGCCTCACATGATGACCCCCTACGGAGGCCCCCTAGAATACGGGAAATACATAGGGGGCTATTCCTCTTTTGTTCTTCTGGTTTCTAGTTGGTTTTCCCTGGAAAAAAAAGTCCTTAAAAAATATCCACGAATCTTAAAAATGATTATGTATTTTAAAAGTGTTCTGGAATTCAAGtatgttcatcaattttaaaaatattcacaaattttaaaaatgttcatgtattttaaACAATGTTGCCGAGTTATAAAAAATATTCATGTACTCCTAAAATTGTTCTAATTTTGTTACATGTTTATGTTTTTAAGATGTAAAACAAAAATATGAAagtaagaagaaaaaaagaaattaGCAGAAGAAAGACCGCAGAAAATAGACAGATcagaacaaaaaacaaaaagaattacTCTAAAACTGTATCTCGATGTATTTAAGATGTCCAGCCCATGAACGGTCGCTCTGTTCGTTTGGGTGACATCTTGTTGTAATAAAAGAGGGATGATTAGAAATTTCCCC encodes the following:
- the LOC123106510 gene encoding glutaredoxin-C1-like, translated to MEQVTKLAGQRAVVIFGTSSCCMCHTVTSLLRDLGANPTVVELDEDPWGKEMEKALARLIGRNPAVPAVFIGGRLVGCTDKVMSLHLSGKLVPLLRNAGAVWV